From the genome of Papaver somniferum cultivar HN1 chromosome 2, ASM357369v1, whole genome shotgun sequence, one region includes:
- the LOC113353238 gene encoding uncharacterized protein LOC113353238 — protein sequence MQVSGVTSVVYNKIRELNLWKLKSCKSGPRNLSTMKLAQGKGNNNGKEARLVEENEVEEVEEDEIEEETNVEEMSETVIYKQKVTMNGFLMMVLIWEITNFIMT from the exons ATGCAAGTTAGTGGAGTTACTTCAGTGGTTTACAATAAAATCAGAGAATTGAATCTTTGGAAACTGAAATCGTGTAAGTCAG GGCCAAGAAACCTTAGTACCATGAAGCTTGCGCAAGGTAAAGGGAACAATAATGGAAAAGAAGCAAGACTTGTGGAGGAAAATGAGGTAGAAGAAGTTGAAGAGGATGAAATAGAGGAAGAGACTAATGTAGAAGAAATGAGTGAAACTGTAATATACAAGCAAAAAGTGACAATGAATGGCTTTCTGATGATGGTTTTGATATGGGAGATCACTAACTTTATCATGACATGA